In Methanothermobacter tenebrarum, the sequence CTTATCCAAGATGGGTGAGGAGGCATTCAAACCATTACTCAAGGCATTAAAGGATGATGATTGGAAGGTTAGGGGCGCTGCCGCCTGGGCCATTGGCAACCTAAAGGATGAAAGAGCAGTAGACTCTTTAATAGAACTTTTAGATGATAAAAGCGGCTTTGTCAGGAGTGGGGCTGCATGGGCCCTTCAGAATATAGGGGGTGAAAAGGTAAAGGCTGCTATGAAAAAATTAAAAAGTGAAGGTTCTGGTTTCGCGAAGAGAATGGCATCAGATTATCTAGAGAAAAAGTAATATCATATAGGGGGCCGATTTCATGAAAGTGAGTATTATAGGCTCAACTGGTAGAGTGGGGAAGTCAACTGCACTATGTCTTGCAGAGGAAGAAACTGTAAGTGTATTACAATTGATTTCAAGAGAAGAAAGCTTTGAACGCAGTAAAGGAGAATTACTAGATATTAGTGATGCATTGGCTGCGAAGGGCGTTTCTGTCGAGTTGGAAACATCCTCAAATATTAAGGACGTGGAGGATTCCAAGATCATTATTATAACCGCTGGGATCCCAAGGAAACCTAACATGGAAAGGGACGATTTAGCCCATGTGAATGGTCGTATAGTGGCCAAATACGCATCTGAAATAGGAAAATTTGCACCAGATTCCATGATACTCGTTGTAACAAATCCCGTCGATGTCATGACTTATGTGGCCCTCAAGTATTCTGGTTTTCATCCTAGTAAGGTTTTTGGTCTTGGTAATCACCTTGACTCCCTTAGGCTTAAGAATTACATGGCGAAACATTTTAATGTGCATGTTAGTGAAGTTCAC encodes:
- a CDS encoding malate dehydrogenase gives rise to the protein MKVSIIGSTGRVGKSTALCLAEEETVSVLQLISREESFERSKGELLDISDALAAKGVSVELETSSNIKDVEDSKIIIITAGIPRKPNMERDDLAHVNGRIVAKYASEIGKFAPDSMILVVTNPVDVMTYVALKYSGFHPSKVFGLGNHLDSLRLKNYMAKHFNVHVSEVHTRVIGQHGPYMVPLISSTSIGGIPLEYYSKRDYFSDYKPFDLEGTIRKVINAGSNIISRKGATEYGPAFAVSNIVKTVLNDEKRILTVSTLIDGEVADIRDVCLGVPVKLGKDGIEGIVPFLMDDNEREAFIEAAEFVKGSTMEVMRLLEEEGLKRR
- a CDS encoding HEAT repeat domain-containing protein, which translates into the protein MEKRENIERIIEKLEDEDELVRVQVMELLEEIGEAAVDPLIDALSHPNKLVRRGAARILGNIKDPRAIEPLIKALSDDNKWVRREASTALSKMGEEAFKPLLKALKDDDWKVRGAAAWAIGNLKDERAVDSLIELLDDKSGFVRSGAAWALQNIGGEKVKAAMKKLKSEGSGFAKRMASDYLEKK